ATATCTTAGTaaatttgcaatttttaaaaacctAAAAAATTGCCGCATTTCGTCCATATCCGCCACATAGAACAGTCGTCCATAATAAAATTACTCACGTTGCTATAAAAATCAACCAAGTGAGAAATGCAAGATTCTCACTTCTCAGCGGTCATCTGTCAACGCATTGTCAGAGCATGCTGAAATTTCTATTACGTGATAGTTGTGCATTGTtgcgacaaaacaaaattcgtACGATATTGTCCGTAAAAACCGGTGTTTTACTGGCGCAGTAATCCCTTGCATCGAATCTTACTAAAGCCCCGCACAAAACAACCATGCCGGCGGTCCCAGGAAGTGTTTACAATCAGAACCAGCAGCCGAGTTGTTTTGATCGGATGAAGATGGGTTTCACGATTGGATTCTGTGTGGGAATGGCCAGCGGTGCACTGTTCGGAGGCTTCTCTGCTTTGAGGTAATGCATGGTGATTGCATTCGGTGCGAACTTGATTAATCACGGCAATCactaatttgattggatgcgTTTCTAGATACGGATTGCGCGGCCGAGAGCTAATCAACAACGTGGGTAAAGTTATGATCCAAGGAGGTGGCACCTTTGGCACCTTTATGGCAATTGGAACTGGCATTCGTTGCTAAACCAAAACATCCGATCACGGGATGTTATGTGGTCTACAGCATATTAAAACTACACTTACACTTAAGAATTGTTATGAATAAATTAGCGCTACCCTACATCTAATCACAACATATTGCTTACCTTCGGTCGCTTCCA
The Anopheles moucheti chromosome 2, idAnoMoucSN_F20_07, whole genome shotgun sequence genome window above contains:
- the LOC128297039 gene encoding reactive oxygen species modulator 1 produces the protein MPAVPGSVYNQNQQPSCFDRMKMGFTIGFCVGMASGALFGGFSALRYGLRGRELINNVGKVMIQGGGTFGTFMAIGTGIRC